A single region of the Catenulispora sp. MAP5-51 genome encodes:
- a CDS encoding ABC transporter substrate-binding protein has protein sequence MVVSLVIVLAAYVSASGDSSGSASSSTTTSSTAAGSTSTAAGELRLGYFANVTHASAVVGVAHGDFAKALGATKLTTQLYNAGPAEMTALLGGQLDAAYVGPSSALSAFVTSHGQALKIVAGATSGGAELVVRPGINTVADLKGKTLATPQKGNTQDVALRAWLKQNGLTANTDGTGDVSVNPQDNAATLDQFKAGHIDGAWLPEPWASRMVLEAGAKVLVDERSLWPNGQFATTNLVVSTTFLNAHPDTVKALIDGQIAANQWITADPADAQKLVNDQLKALTGKALSAAEIQRAFSEQTATDDPLAASLQTSMDHAVSTGLLKTTDLHGIFDLTLLNTELAKNGLAAVSDAGLSTK, from the coding sequence ATGGTCGTCTCGCTGGTGATCGTTCTCGCAGCGTACGTCTCCGCCTCCGGCGACTCGTCCGGATCGGCCTCGTCCTCGACCACCACGTCGTCGACCGCCGCGGGCTCCACGTCCACGGCGGCCGGTGAACTGCGGCTCGGCTACTTCGCGAACGTCACGCACGCCTCCGCGGTGGTCGGGGTCGCCCACGGCGACTTCGCCAAGGCCCTGGGCGCCACCAAACTCACCACACAGCTCTACAACGCCGGCCCCGCGGAGATGACCGCGCTGCTCGGCGGCCAGCTGGATGCGGCTTATGTCGGACCGTCCTCGGCGCTCTCAGCCTTCGTGACGTCGCACGGCCAGGCGCTGAAGATCGTCGCCGGCGCCACCAGCGGCGGTGCGGAGCTGGTGGTGCGGCCGGGGATCAACACCGTGGCCGACCTCAAGGGCAAGACCCTGGCCACGCCGCAGAAGGGCAACACGCAAGACGTCGCCCTGCGCGCCTGGCTCAAGCAGAACGGCCTGACCGCCAACACGGACGGCACCGGTGATGTGTCGGTGAATCCGCAGGACAACGCCGCGACCCTGGATCAGTTCAAGGCCGGGCACATCGACGGTGCCTGGCTGCCGGAGCCGTGGGCCTCGCGGATGGTGCTGGAGGCCGGGGCGAAGGTGCTCGTCGACGAGCGCAGCCTGTGGCCGAACGGGCAGTTCGCCACCACCAACCTGGTGGTGTCCACGACCTTCCTGAACGCGCACCCGGACACCGTCAAGGCCCTGATCGACGGGCAGATCGCGGCCAACCAGTGGATCACCGCCGATCCCGCCGACGCCCAGAAGCTGGTCAACGACCAGCTGAAGGCGCTCACCGGCAAGGCCCTGTCCGCCGCCGAGATCCAGCGCGCCTTCAGTGAGCAGACGGCGACCGACGACCCGCTGGCCGCCTCGCTCCAGACCTCGATGGACCACGCCGTGTCCACGGGCCTGCTCAAGACGACCGACCTGCACGGCATTTTCGACCTGACGCTGCTGAACACCGAACTGGCCAAGAACGGCCTGGCCGCGGTGTCCGACGCCGGGCTGTCCACGAAGTAG
- a CDS encoding sulfate adenylyltransferase subunit 1, with product MTVLLDAPTAKDTQVAGLLRLATAGSVDDGKSTLVGRLLYDTKSVLADQFEAVERTSRDRGLEQADLALLTDGLRSEREQGITIDVAYRYFATPRRRFILADTPGHVQYTRNMVTGASTAELAVILVDARKGLAEQTRRHTAVSALLRVPRVLLAVNKMDLVDFDEDRFAQIEADFAAYATALGIEHYAALPVSALRGDNVVEPSADLAWFEGPTLLEYLENVPVEAERRPAGRFPVQYVIRHQSADYRGYAGTIASGHLEVGDPIVVLPSGQRSTIAGIDLLGRSADRATAGQAATLLLADELDVSRGDLIAPAGAAPTAVQDVVATVCHLSEKPLAVGDRVLLKHTTRTVKAIVKEISAKLDISDPLAASGADSGDEFDWDDAPATHTLNANDIGRVVLRTASPILLEPYAADRETGSFLLIDPASGDTLTAGMSGDPLGVFS from the coding sequence ATGACTGTGCTGCTGGACGCGCCGACCGCGAAGGACACCCAGGTCGCAGGACTTCTGCGACTGGCCACTGCCGGATCAGTGGACGATGGCAAGTCGACCCTGGTGGGGCGACTCCTGTATGACACCAAGTCGGTGCTGGCCGACCAGTTCGAGGCTGTGGAGCGCACGTCGCGCGACCGTGGCCTGGAACAGGCGGACCTGGCGCTGCTGACCGATGGCCTGCGCTCGGAGCGGGAGCAGGGCATCACCATCGATGTGGCCTACCGCTATTTCGCCACCCCGCGTCGCCGGTTCATCCTGGCCGACACGCCGGGGCATGTGCAGTACACCCGCAACATGGTCACCGGCGCCTCGACCGCTGAACTCGCCGTGATCCTGGTGGATGCCCGCAAGGGTCTGGCTGAGCAGACCCGCCGGCACACTGCTGTTTCGGCACTGCTGCGGGTGCCGCGGGTGCTGCTGGCCGTGAACAAGATGGACCTGGTCGACTTCGACGAGGACCGGTTCGCCCAGATCGAGGCCGACTTCGCCGCCTACGCCACCGCCCTGGGTATCGAGCACTACGCGGCACTGCCGGTGTCGGCACTGCGCGGCGACAACGTGGTGGAGCCCTCGGCGGATCTGGCCTGGTTCGAGGGCCCGACGCTGCTGGAGTACCTGGAGAACGTGCCGGTGGAGGCCGAGCGGCGTCCGGCCGGCCGGTTCCCGGTGCAGTACGTGATCCGGCACCAGTCCGCCGACTACCGCGGCTACGCCGGCACCATCGCCTCCGGCCACCTGGAAGTGGGCGACCCGATCGTGGTGCTGCCCTCGGGCCAGCGCTCGACCATCGCCGGCATCGACCTGCTGGGCCGCTCGGCCGACCGGGCCACCGCCGGCCAGGCCGCGACCCTGCTGTTGGCCGACGAGTTGGACGTCTCCCGCGGCGACCTGATCGCCCCGGCCGGGGCCGCGCCGACGGCCGTGCAGGACGTGGTCGCGACCGTGTGCCACCTGTCGGAGAAGCCGCTGGCCGTCGGCGACCGGGTGCTGTTGAAGCACACGACGCGCACGGTCAAGGCGATCGTCAAGGAGATCTCCGCCAAGCTCGACATCTCCGACCCGCTGGCCGCCTCGGGGGCGGACAGCGGTGACGAGTTCGACTGGGACGACGCCCCGGCCACGCACACCCTGAACGCCAACGACATCGGCCGCGTGGTCCTGCGCACCGCCTCGCCGATCCTGCTGGAGCCCTACGCCGCCGACCGCGAGACCGGATCCTTCCTGCTCATCGACCCCGCCAGCGGCGACACGCTCACCGCGGGAATGTCAGGGGATCCGCTGGGAGTCTTCTCGTGA
- the cysD gene encoding sulfate adenylyltransferase subunit CysD codes for MSTLTHDETAPAHDHLRTLEAEAVHIIREVAAEFERPVLLFSGGKDSIVMLHLALKAFAPAPVPFGLLHVDTGHNFPEVLATRDRTVAEHGLRLYVAHVQDYIDDGRLVERPDGTRNPLQTVPLVDAIQSHRFDAVFGGGRRDEEKARAKERVFSLRDDFGQWDPKRQRPELWRLYNGRHRPGEHVRVFPLSNWTELDVWQYIDEQEIELPEIYYAHERQVFARGGMWLSPGDWGGPREGEALQTRVVRYRTVGDMSCTGAVDSDASDVAAVIEEITASRITERGASRADDRLSEAAMEDRKREGYF; via the coding sequence ATGAGTACCTTGACCCACGACGAGACAGCCCCGGCGCACGATCATCTGCGGACGCTGGAGGCTGAGGCGGTCCACATCATTCGCGAGGTGGCGGCGGAGTTCGAGCGGCCGGTGTTGTTGTTCTCCGGCGGCAAGGACTCGATCGTCATGTTGCATCTGGCGTTGAAGGCGTTCGCGCCGGCGCCAGTGCCGTTCGGTCTGTTGCATGTGGACACCGGGCACAACTTCCCGGAGGTTCTGGCTACCCGGGATCGGACGGTGGCCGAGCACGGGTTGCGGCTGTATGTGGCGCATGTGCAGGACTACATCGATGACGGCCGTTTGGTGGAGCGTCCGGATGGGACGCGGAATCCGTTGCAGACGGTGCCGTTGGTGGATGCGATCCAATCGCACAGGTTCGATGCCGTCTTTGGTGGCGGTCGGCGTGATGAGGAGAAGGCCCGCGCGAAAGAGCGGGTCTTCTCGCTGCGTGATGATTTCGGGCAGTGGGATCCGAAGCGGCAGCGTCCGGAGTTGTGGCGGTTGTACAACGGCCGGCATCGCCCGGGTGAGCATGTGCGGGTCTTCCCGCTGTCGAACTGGACCGAGTTGGATGTGTGGCAGTACATCGACGAGCAGGAGATCGAGCTGCCGGAGATCTACTACGCGCACGAGCGGCAGGTGTTCGCCCGCGGCGGTATGTGGCTGTCCCCCGGCGATTGGGGCGGCCCGCGCGAGGGCGAGGCGTTGCAGACCCGGGTGGTGCGCTACCGCACCGTCGGGGACATGTCGTGCACGGGGGCGGTCGATTCCGACGCCTCCGATGTCGCCGCTGTCATCGAGGAGATCACCGCTTCCCGGATCACCGAGCGTGGGGCCTCCCGCGCGGACGACCGCCTTTCCGAGGCTGCCATGGAGGACCGTAAGCGAGAGGGGTACTTCTAG
- a CDS encoding phosphoadenylyl-sulfate reductase yields MSADTELASVDQAATAFAGTDLRALAEQANAELENAPAARVVEWAHATFGAGLVVASSMADTHLVHLASAAAPGIDVAFLDTGYHFAETVGTRDAVAEVYPVRLLNITPLRTVAEQDAEYGPRLYERDPDKCCALRKVEPLERALKPYVAWINGMRREESPTRADIPVVGYDAKRDMVKLSPLAAWTQDDLDAYIAEYGVLTNPLFMEGYTSIGCEPCTRKPLPGEDPRAGRWAGNTKTECGLHT; encoded by the coding sequence ATGTCAGCGGACACCGAGCTCGCGTCGGTCGACCAGGCGGCCACCGCCTTCGCCGGGACCGATCTGCGGGCGCTGGCCGAGCAGGCCAACGCAGAACTGGAGAACGCCCCGGCCGCGCGGGTCGTCGAGTGGGCCCACGCCACCTTCGGCGCGGGCCTGGTCGTCGCCTCGTCGATGGCCGACACCCACCTGGTGCACCTGGCCTCCGCCGCGGCACCGGGCATCGACGTGGCGTTCCTGGACACCGGCTACCACTTCGCCGAGACCGTCGGCACCCGCGACGCGGTCGCCGAGGTCTACCCGGTCCGGCTGCTGAACATCACGCCGCTGCGGACGGTCGCCGAGCAGGACGCCGAGTACGGCCCCCGGCTGTACGAGCGCGACCCCGACAAGTGTTGCGCGCTGCGCAAGGTCGAACCGCTGGAGCGCGCGCTGAAGCCCTACGTGGCCTGGATCAACGGCATGCGCCGCGAGGAGTCCCCGACCCGCGCGGACATCCCGGTGGTCGGCTACGACGCCAAGCGCGACATGGTCAAGCTCTCGCCGCTGGCCGCCTGGACCCAGGACGACCTGGACGCCTACATCGCCGAGTACGGCGTGCTGACCAACCCCCTGTTCATGGAGGGCTACACCTCCATCGGCTGCGAGCCCTGCACGCGCAAGCCCCTGCCGGGCGAGGACCCGCGGGCCGGGCGCTGGGCCGGCAACACCAAGACCGAATGCGGACTGCACACCTGA
- a CDS encoding LLM class flavin-dependent oxidoreductase codes for MEVGIGLPISAPELLPDWARAADTGPFTTLGLLDRLVYDNPEPLVALSVLAGVTSRVRLQTEVLLAPLREPVLLAKQAATLDRISGGRFVLGLGVGGREDDHEAAGTDLRTRGRLLDRQMSVMRRVWSGAAYSQTVGPIGPRPYRAGGPEVLFGGFQPAALARVARFGDGFLAAAPPSWIGPLIDTVRRSWAEAGRSGAPRIVAQANAALGPQVVVDDARAAMAAYYRFAGERADHMVAGMLTTEAAIRQTIAQYADLGVDEVMLYCYGADPAQVERLAEAF; via the coding sequence ATGGAAGTCGGAATCGGTCTGCCCATCAGCGCCCCCGAGCTGCTGCCCGATTGGGCCCGCGCCGCGGACACCGGACCGTTCACCACCCTCGGTCTGCTCGACCGTCTCGTCTATGACAACCCCGAGCCCCTGGTCGCCTTGAGCGTCCTGGCCGGGGTGACCAGTCGCGTCCGGCTTCAGACCGAGGTCCTGCTGGCGCCGCTGCGCGAACCGGTCCTGCTGGCCAAGCAGGCGGCCACGCTCGACCGGATCAGCGGCGGCCGGTTCGTCCTGGGCCTGGGCGTCGGCGGCCGCGAGGACGACCACGAGGCCGCGGGCACCGACCTGCGCACCCGGGGGCGTCTCCTGGACCGGCAGATGTCCGTCATGCGGCGCGTCTGGTCCGGAGCCGCCTACAGCCAGACCGTCGGTCCGATCGGTCCGCGGCCGTACCGGGCCGGCGGTCCCGAGGTGCTGTTCGGCGGTTTCCAGCCGGCCGCGCTGGCCCGCGTCGCCCGGTTCGGCGACGGGTTCCTCGCCGCCGCGCCGCCTTCCTGGATCGGACCGCTGATCGACACCGTCCGCCGATCCTGGGCCGAGGCCGGACGGTCGGGCGCACCGCGGATCGTCGCTCAAGCGAACGCGGCCCTCGGCCCGCAGGTTGTCGTCGACGACGCGCGCGCCGCCATGGCCGCGTACTACCGGTTCGCCGGGGAAAGAGCGGACCACATGGTTGCCGGGATGCTCACCACTGAGGCGGCGATCCGGCAAACCATCGCGCAATACGCCGATCTCGGCGTCGACGAGGTCATGCTCTACTGCTACGGCGCCGATCCGGCACAGGTCGAACGGCTCGCGGAAGCGTTCTGA
- a CDS encoding thiamine pyrophosphate-dependent enzyme, producing the protein MPTVADVLWKMLADAGVRRCYGIVGDALNPAIDALRHAGDIDFVHVRHEEWGVFAAVAEAKMSGRPVAVCGTAGPGVSHLINGLLDARKEGAPVIAIAGDVETSIMDTDGLEELNPYTFFNVASLYTGRLIDPKQLRPIVTSAITTALAEQGPTVISLPGDVAAADAPEVPRHIALPNTAAGPAPDEDIAQLADIINAAKTVTIFGGEGCQNAREQVLALADKLKAPVGYSFKGKQWLEYDNPHAVGMTGLLGYGGCWEAVNHADVLLMLGTDFPFPQFLPHKDVKVVQVDRDGRRLGRRVPLAHGLIGDVGATLDLLLPKVSEKSDAAFLHKCQKKTEDFDKQLQHYVDQGPALKQIRPEYLAATLDRLAPEEAVFTVDTGTACIWAAHYLHFGPKRHLFGSLTWASMASASPNAFGAKMAFPDRAAIALCGDGGFTMLGLGDLLTEVQRKTEIVHVILNNGKLDFVWIEMQEAGLKPWGVDFQNPDFAKVGEALGAKGIRIEHPADLEQGLKEALNHRGGPVVVDVVVDPYALALPAHTPAATVKGFTLSVAKQALTGHLGDVVKEATHNVRLL; encoded by the coding sequence ATGCCTACTGTCGCGGACGTGCTGTGGAAGATGCTCGCCGACGCCGGTGTGCGCCGCTGCTACGGGATCGTGGGCGACGCCCTGAACCCGGCGATCGACGCGCTGCGGCACGCCGGCGACATCGACTTCGTCCATGTCCGGCACGAGGAATGGGGCGTGTTCGCGGCGGTCGCGGAGGCGAAGATGTCGGGGCGGCCGGTGGCGGTGTGCGGCACCGCCGGCCCCGGAGTGAGCCACCTGATCAACGGGCTGCTCGACGCCCGCAAGGAGGGCGCCCCGGTGATCGCGATCGCCGGCGACGTCGAGACCTCCATCATGGACACAGACGGTCTGGAAGAACTGAACCCTTATACGTTCTTCAACGTGGCGTCCCTATATACGGGGCGCCTTATAGATCCCAAACAATTGCGCCCGATCGTCACCTCCGCGATCACCACCGCGCTCGCCGAACAGGGCCCGACCGTCATTTCCCTGCCGGGAGACGTAGCGGCGGCGGACGCACCGGAGGTGCCGAGACATATAGCGTTGCCCAATACTGCCGCCGGTCCGGCGCCCGATGAGGACATCGCGCAGTTGGCGGACATCATCAACGCCGCCAAGACGGTCACCATCTTCGGTGGCGAAGGCTGCCAGAACGCCCGAGAGCAGGTCCTCGCTCTCGCGGACAAGCTGAAGGCGCCCGTCGGCTACAGCTTCAAGGGCAAGCAGTGGCTGGAGTACGACAACCCGCACGCGGTCGGCATGACCGGGCTGCTCGGCTACGGCGGCTGTTGGGAGGCGGTGAACCACGCCGACGTCCTCCTGATGCTGGGCACGGACTTCCCCTTCCCGCAGTTCCTCCCGCACAAGGATGTGAAGGTGGTCCAGGTGGACCGCGACGGCCGCCGCTTGGGCCGCCGCGTACCGCTGGCCCACGGACTGATCGGCGACGTCGGCGCCACCCTGGACCTGCTGCTGCCGAAGGTGTCGGAGAAGTCTGATGCCGCCTTCCTGCACAAGTGCCAGAAGAAGACCGAGGACTTCGACAAGCAGTTGCAGCACTACGTCGATCAGGGCCCGGCGCTCAAGCAGATCCGCCCGGAGTACCTGGCCGCCACCCTGGACCGGCTCGCCCCCGAGGAGGCGGTCTTCACCGTCGACACCGGTACGGCGTGCATATGGGCCGCGCACTATCTGCACTTCGGCCCGAAGCGCCACCTGTTCGGCAGTCTCACGTGGGCCTCCATGGCCAGCGCCTCGCCGAACGCGTTCGGAGCCAAGATGGCCTTCCCGGACCGTGCGGCGATCGCGCTGTGCGGTGACGGCGGCTTCACGATGCTCGGCCTCGGCGACCTCCTCACGGAGGTGCAGCGCAAGACCGAGATCGTCCACGTGATCCTGAACAACGGCAAGCTCGACTTCGTCTGGATCGAGATGCAGGAGGCCGGGCTGAAGCCGTGGGGCGTCGACTTCCAGAACCCCGACTTCGCCAAGGTCGGCGAGGCGCTCGGGGCCAAGGGGATCCGGATCGAGCACCCCGCCGACCTGGAGCAGGGCTTGAAGGAGGCGTTGAACCACCGTGGCGGCCCCGTGGTGGTCGACGTGGTGGTCGATCCCTATGCGTTGGCGCTACCGGCGCACACTCCGGCGGCCACCGTTAAGGGCTTCACGCTCAGCGTCGCTAAGCAGGCCCTGACCGGACACCTCGGGGATGTCGTGAAGGAAGCGACGCACAACGTGCGGCTGCTCTGA
- a CDS encoding GH25 family lysozyme, whose translation MTIFGPDISSYQSGLSLSRLADAAFVIAKTTEGTYYTDADYQTWRGQAAQLGRPFIWYHFLSGEGPTAQAAHTAANVGDKSLPGMLDAEPAGSYTPTLAQILDYVDAAHAVGLNLRLVYLPRWVWTQIGSPDLSALTDRGVSLVSSQYPGGSGGPGSIYPGDGAAGWQPYGGLTPLIYQFTNQASDGGQTLDYNAYRGTSADLVAELTSTNGTEDDDMPAFATGVIEPGDGAVTVVLPPPANYGGAGWGDVWFSLGADFGTATVRVAIFTHGQGWSHIYEDVVVDAAADRVNPFGGPLPTGVQKISVARRSNPDVPLAYLVEAVHR comes from the coding sequence GTGACCATTTTCGGGCCCGACATATCGTCGTACCAAAGCGGGCTGAGCTTGTCCCGGCTCGCGGACGCCGCCTTCGTCATCGCCAAGACGACCGAGGGCACCTACTACACCGACGCTGACTACCAGACCTGGCGCGGCCAGGCCGCGCAGCTCGGCAGACCGTTCATCTGGTACCACTTCCTGTCCGGCGAGGGCCCCACGGCGCAGGCCGCGCACACCGCGGCCAACGTGGGCGACAAGTCCCTTCCCGGCATGCTGGACGCCGAGCCCGCCGGCTCGTACACACCGACGCTGGCGCAGATCCTCGACTACGTCGACGCCGCCCACGCAGTCGGCCTCAACCTGCGTCTGGTCTACCTGCCCCGCTGGGTGTGGACCCAGATCGGCTCGCCGGACCTGTCCGCGCTCACCGACCGGGGCGTTTCCCTGGTCTCTTCGCAATACCCGGGCGGGTCCGGAGGCCCGGGGAGCATCTATCCCGGGGACGGGGCCGCCGGCTGGCAGCCCTACGGCGGGCTGACGCCCCTGATCTACCAGTTCACGAACCAGGCCTCCGACGGCGGACAGACGTTGGACTACAACGCGTACCGCGGCACGAGCGCGGACCTGGTCGCGGAACTGACCTCGACGAACGGTACGGAGGACGACGACATGCCCGCATTCGCCACTGGTGTGATCGAGCCCGGCGACGGAGCCGTCACGGTGGTGCTGCCGCCGCCGGCGAACTACGGCGGCGCCGGCTGGGGCGACGTCTGGTTCAGCCTGGGCGCCGACTTCGGCACGGCGACCGTGCGGGTCGCGATCTTCACCCACGGCCAGGGCTGGTCGCACATCTACGAGGACGTGGTCGTCGACGCCGCGGCCGACCGCGTCAACCCCTTCGGCGGGCCGCTGCCGACCGGCGTGCAGAAGATCAGCGTGGCGCGCCGGTCGAACCCGGACGTGCCGCTGGCCTACCTGGTCGAGGCCGTGCACCGCTGA
- a CDS encoding nitrite/sulfite reductase gives MTVTEPTPARVSRPRQQRGEGQWAKGYFTPLNGNEQTKKDDDGLNVRARIENIYAYRGFDSIDGGDLRGRFRWWGLYTQRRPGIDGGKTGILEPEDLDDKYFMLRVRIDGGRLSLAQLRAVAEVSEKYARGTADVTDRQNIQLHWVRVEDVPAIWRTLEGVGLSTAEACGDVPRVILGSPVAGISAAEVIDATPAIEEISQRYIGNPEFSNLPRKFKTAISGLQDVVHEINDISFVGVVHPELGPGFDLWVGGGLSTNPHFAKRLNAFVRLEEVPDVWAGVCGIFRDYGYRRLRSRARLKFLVADWGAAKFREVLETEYLKRTLPDGPAPEPAPAYDRDHIGVHVQKDGKRYIGFAPRVGRVDGATLAKIADLAEAAGSDRVRTTAEQKLLILDVPEERVEELVTNLEALDLQVRPSVFRRSTMACTGIEFCKLAIVETKKSASNLIDELERRLPDFDQPLTINLNGCPNSCARIQVADIGLKGQLVLDENGEQVEGYQVHLGGHLGAQTKDPEDVGDGAFGRKVRGLKVTAAGLPDYVERVARRFQEQRHEDETFAQWTVRASEADLA, from the coding sequence ATGACCGTCACCGAGCCCACGCCTGCCCGCGTCAGCCGTCCCCGCCAACAGCGTGGGGAAGGCCAGTGGGCCAAGGGCTACTTCACGCCGCTCAACGGCAACGAGCAGACCAAGAAGGACGACGACGGCCTGAACGTCCGGGCCCGCATCGAGAACATCTACGCCTACCGCGGGTTCGACTCGATCGACGGCGGCGACCTGCGCGGCCGGTTCCGCTGGTGGGGCCTGTACACGCAGCGGCGCCCCGGCATCGACGGCGGCAAGACCGGCATCCTGGAGCCGGAGGACCTGGACGACAAGTACTTCATGCTGCGGGTGCGCATCGACGGCGGCCGGCTGAGCCTGGCGCAGCTGCGGGCCGTCGCCGAGGTCTCCGAGAAGTACGCGCGCGGCACCGCCGACGTCACCGACCGGCAGAACATCCAGCTGCACTGGGTGCGCGTCGAGGACGTCCCGGCGATCTGGCGGACGCTGGAGGGCGTCGGGCTGAGCACCGCCGAGGCGTGCGGCGACGTCCCGCGCGTGATCCTCGGCTCGCCGGTGGCCGGCATCTCGGCCGCCGAGGTCATCGACGCCACGCCCGCGATCGAGGAGATCTCGCAGCGCTACATCGGCAACCCGGAGTTCTCCAACCTGCCGCGCAAGTTCAAGACCGCGATCAGCGGCCTGCAGGACGTGGTGCACGAGATCAACGACATCTCCTTCGTCGGCGTGGTGCACCCCGAGCTCGGCCCGGGCTTCGACCTGTGGGTCGGCGGCGGCCTGTCGACGAACCCGCACTTCGCCAAGCGGCTCAACGCCTTCGTGCGCCTGGAGGAGGTCCCCGACGTCTGGGCCGGCGTCTGCGGCATCTTCCGGGACTACGGCTACCGCCGGCTGCGCAGCCGCGCGCGCCTGAAGTTCCTGGTCGCGGACTGGGGCGCGGCGAAGTTCCGCGAGGTGCTGGAGACCGAGTACCTCAAGCGCACGCTGCCCGACGGGCCCGCGCCGGAGCCGGCCCCGGCCTACGACCGCGACCACATCGGCGTGCACGTCCAGAAGGACGGCAAGCGCTACATCGGCTTCGCCCCGCGCGTCGGCCGGGTCGACGGCGCCACCCTGGCCAAGATCGCGGACCTGGCCGAGGCGGCCGGCTCGGACCGGGTGCGCACCACCGCCGAGCAGAAGCTGCTGATCCTGGACGTGCCCGAAGAGCGCGTCGAGGAGCTCGTCACCAACCTGGAGGCGCTGGACCTGCAGGTCCGGCCCTCGGTCTTCCGCCGCTCGACGATGGCCTGCACCGGCATCGAGTTCTGCAAGCTGGCGATCGTGGAGACCAAGAAGAGCGCCTCGAACCTGATCGACGAGCTGGAGCGCCGGCTGCCGGACTTCGACCAGCCACTGACCATCAACCTGAACGGCTGCCCGAACTCCTGCGCGCGCATCCAGGTCGCCGACATCGGCCTGAAGGGCCAGCTGGTCCTGGACGAGAACGGCGAGCAGGTCGAGGGCTACCAGGTACACCTCGGCGGGCACCTCGGTGCGCAGACCAAGGACCCGGAGGACGTCGGGGACGGCGCGTTCGGCCGCAAGGTGCGCGGTCTGAAGGTGACGGCCGCGGGGCTCCCGGACTACGTCGAGCGCGTGGCGCGCCGCTTCCAGGAGCAGCGGCACGAGGACGAGACGTTCGCGCAGTGGACGGTCCGCGCCTCGGAAGCGGATCTGGCATGA